ttcaaaaatatatgggaGAAAGTAACTCCACCACGAGAAGAAAGTAGTAAAGAAACTTCGTTGATGGATGATGCCCGACGACATTAGGATTCGGGTTGGAGGTATGGGGTTACTTGTGTGCTGCCAAGTCAGAGGAGCTCTAAGGGAGGTGGGACTGGCCCGAGGGTGGAGCAGTGGCGGGACTACCACTAGGGCCACCTGAGGGGTGGCCTAGAAAAAAGAAGTATAGTTGACAAGACTAGTTTTGGCCTAGAAAAAAGAAGCATGGTCCACAAGGCACAGCTCGTTTCACTGATCTAGCCCTTCGTGAAAAGTTGGGTCCACCCGTGGGTGAGAGAGGGGAGCGGATGGTGAGAGGACAACCGGCAGGTCGTGTTAGAATGGGGGTGTTTATTGAAAATGAAGAAGGCGGTGATAGCGGTGGCAACATGGTTCCTGCAGATCTAAACAGAGGGGGAGGGAGCAGAGGGAGCTGAATGGATGCATGAAACCCATCTATCTTCTGGAATCTAGAACTCTCTCGAGAAGTCGTCCCTAACCGGGTCTCCCTCCAGAGCGTCCCAAATCCACCGCCGTTGGCTCCCTCCTCTCCGTCTCCGGTGTTCTTCGCCGATGATTGGAAGGAGTGGAGCCACCCCGCTAGTTCTTGGTATAGTTCTATTCTCCCGGATGGGAAAGTCCTCCCTTGCTCCGGTCGCGAGAGGCGCCATCGTCGttcttgccgccgccgtcctcgccatTCTCAGTGCCGGCGACATGAGAGCAAAGGTGAGTCGAAATAAAATAAATCCCCTACTCGCCCTCGCTTCCGGCCATCCTCGGCCCAATCTGCTCGCCCTGTCGCCGGCAATGGTGAAGGTTGAGACCAGCAGGCTTATGGCTGTTGTGCCTGGGGTGACTGCCTGTGCTGCCTGTCTTGGGTTCTTACCCAGCAGGCTTGTGGCGGCAATGCCCAGCGTGGCTGACCATGGTGCTAGGCATGGGTGCTTTTGCCCACCCCCTATGTCTTCGTTGACGAAGCTTGTCTTCTCGGTGTCGATCTTGGGAGGTTTGCTTACCAACACGAATGGAAATCGGGTTGGTTCTCTAATCCCACTAGTCTTGGTGGTTCAATTCCCCTTAGGGGTTCTTCATCGTCCAGCGATTTGGTGTTCCTGGTCCTTGAGGTGCCAGAATCCTCAATGTCTGGTGATGTGCTGGCTTTAGGCTAGCTTCTTCAGCCAGTTTGTTCAGTGTCAACAACGCACGTCGATCTCGATGTGCTGCTCAAGACGGCGATTAAAAACTCTGCTCCTTCGCCGGAGAGGAAGTCGGCTTCAAGATGTGTGCTCTGACCGCCGGTGGCGAGGAAGACCGGGAGCTTACAAGGACTAgggtgttttttctttttgtttcaagGATGTCTTTGTAAGTTTTTGGATGTAATAAACAAAAATTATGAATGAAATATCaacctgatttttttttaaaaaagagagagagaagggcggTCCTCGCCGacgtggagggaggagggggtggaGATCGGATGGTTTGGAGAATAGGAAGGGGAGACAGGAGGGAGAAGGGTGGTCCTCGCAGGTGTTGGAGGCGACACCGGCGAGGTAGGGTGTAGGGTCAGGGTGGGGGACGAGGCGGACGGAGACAAACGCGGGGTGGGTGGTTGTTTTTTCTTCATGTAGACATGAGAGCTCTCTACGTCTAGATGCTTCCAAAAATAACACAAATTGAATCGATAGATCATGTCCTAGTTATATAATATAAATGTGACAAGGTATAATAAGTACTTTCTCCGTCTCACAATCCTAGTTATATAATATAAATGTGACAAGGTATAATAAGTACTTTCTCCGTCTCACAACGACCGCTcgtttagaaaattttagaCATACTACTAGTAATGAAACATGACCATACTATCCCTAATTAATTACAGTAGTTGTGATTGAAGACCACATTGTTTATTTGATTCTATAGATCCTCAATAAAAACAAAGCATTGGACCAGAAAAGTAACATCTACTTGAACATTTGATTGGTTCTTCGCCCTTGTCAATGTAATTATATCTTGGTATttgatattgctttaattagatgtgCTCTACTACAATCTAAAAGAACagtctttgtgggacaaaatttgaagaCTAAACAAACAGTTTTTTACGGGACAGAGAGAGTAGAtggtaagagcatctccaagagtctttCTAAATTTCACTCTCTAACAACTTTTCTCTATATTGTGTGCACTCTAGAAAGCTATTTTCGTTAACTATCTTTGCTAGCGAGAAATACCGAATAGATGATGGCTACATTTGGATAACCACTTAGAGAAGCTGTTGGAGGGTATTTCTCCGTCAAAATCTCTATTAGAAAAGATATAGAGTCTCTTGAAGTTGCTCTAAAACTCAGTTTAGGTTTTACAGAAGGGAAGGGTGACCACACTAGTATCTCCACATATAAATGCCCTACACCTGTTAAGCTTGTTTGGCACAGCCCAAATTTGATCCTTGGGCTTTTAAATTTTTGATTCTCCAACTCCACAAACCAAAACATTTGGCAAAGCTCCACAAACTGACTTGCGTGATCACGAGTGATGCTAGGCGAAAGGGCCTTCAGTCTTAGTGTTTGCAGCGCCTGAGTAGCATCTTGGGAGCAAAACAGGTTtgaaataaaaattataaaaaaataggtTGAAGCTTCTCCTACTGACTTCGGATAAAAAAGTGACACTAGAtctgaaaaaaagagagaaaataataAGATGGCATACAACAGTGGATAGAGGCAGCGATGAGGCCACACGCCTGATGGAGATGATTGGTGCGCGGAAATGTGAATAGAGGTGGCACGGCGGCCCGACATGGCCTAACAGAGCGGGTGTCATGGTACCCATATCGACAAAAGAGGGACAGAGGGTGGATCTCTCAAAGTTGGGTGGTGCGGTCAATGTAGAGAGGTAGATGAAGTGATAACTAGTTTACAATTCATGAGAGAACCACCATGAGTAGGGGAATTTTTGAGTTGGCCAAAACTACTCATTTGGCGAAGCTCATTCGGTCAATAAAATGAGGGTATGAATTATATCATGATAGACCCCAAGTCATCAAGCAGGCTGAGAAGTCATGAAAGCCACTTGcgtgtgtttttcttttcttttctttttcttttttgatgaaAAAACAACTTGAGTGTGCTTGAATTAGGCAAATCCCCCTAAATGATATGTACACCGCCTCAACAAACGGCTTCACACCACTTCATATGAACTATGCACTGCATTAAGCGCTGAGAGAAGCAGCCAACTCTGTCGAAGCACAAGGACAGGCTCCGCATCATTTCTGCCAAGAATTGAACCGCTTCAACGAAGAGGTATGGTTAAATATCCAAAAGAAAATTTCAAGTGGGTCTCATGCATCCTTCATCAATGGAGAAAAGTGAGTTTTCCCCAGACATATACTACTAATAGTTTGTCCCCTGAAACAAAGCTGAAATTTGGAAATCGATGGTAGTGCAAGAGTACAACACACATCCTCACGAAGATGGCTTTCAGAGAGTCCAAAAAGGATTGAAATAATGGTAGAATATGGCATATTTATCCAAGCAAGATTGCTACACGGGGCTGCCCCTAATCAAGGTCAAAACCACAATGCTTCTGTGTAATGACAAGGATCTAACAGCAGTTACATTCTGGAATGTAGCAAATACCAGTCAAAGGGCCCGTATGGGTTTGCTTTCAGCAACTCTTCGATGCAACACTGAGTTCATCTCTCTCAACTGAAACCATGCCTTCAACTAGATCCCAATCCTGTGGAGAGCAGCTACCTATGTGCCCTCCAATACCAAAGGAAAAGGGAAGCACATTTCATGCAATTTGGGAAACATTTCCCTTGTACTGAGAGATGGTAAGTAGTtacatgaaggatatcaaaatAGAAACAATAGGTAAGGTTGCTCATTCCACCAAGTACATCAATTGCTCCCAGGAGCCAGGATTGTAGAACCAAAAGAACAGATCATACCGTACTGGCCAGTTGATCCATCCACCATACTGGCCATTTCATATCATCATGGCTTGGTCAGTTCATTTCAGCTTGTCATGATAGAATGAAAGCACTGCTCAGTCCAATGCTCTTAGAGCTGACATTCTCCCAGCACTTTCTGACTAAATCACTAGCGCCCATGATCCCACTATTTTCATGATGAGTAAACGGAGACAATCAGTCGACTGGAAAACCAAGAAATTTATTGATCAGTGTGACAACTTGCTTGGCATCTCCTGGGATGTAAGGCAGGAGATTATTCAGGTCCATTGCCTCAACAGTCTCTTGCAGTGTTTGTGGACGGGCACAGAAAAGGTCCTTCCTGTCGGCAAGTTCTTCCGCTAACTCGCTCTGGTGATTATCCATAAGACCTTCATTCACAACAACAATTAGAGGTTTGCCCAGTCGTAGGGTCTCAAATATGCTTCCAGATCCTGCTAAAATAAAGCTCATTACCATTGACCTGACTAGAAATTAACATTCAGTGCTATACGTCTACTTACAATATTCTTAGAAAAACCAATATAAATAGCACAATTCACAATCAGATAATACATAAATGGATTAAGAAGTTACAACCACTATATAATTTGATTATCACCTGCATGACTGATGACTAAGGATGCTTCTCTTATGTAGTCAGCAATGCTTGGTGAAAAGGTGAAATAATCAACTTGAAGAGTTGAATTTCCTGAGTCCTATATTTAATAAGAAGAAATTCATTACTTTTACTGGTTTACATTCATACAATCGCAATGAGCCTAGAAACTCAAAATAGGATTGCCGAACAAGGCACTACCACTTAAAATAATATTAAGCCAGCAAAAGATTTACAGGTAAGCAGTattgaaaataaagaaaatgtaAAAACACAAAATGCTCTCAAATATAAAGGCctattttgacaaaaaaaaacaatattcAGTTTCATTATACTGGACACATTTAGGTTTACCATACCAGAGTAGACAATAGCAAAGGCACTTAACACTTATGTGTAGTTTTagcatttttaattttttatttgtgaATGCTCATTGTGCAATGCTGAGAAACTTAATTGTGAATGCTAGTTACAATAGTGTGGCACTTAGCACTAAGGTGATGGTTTTAGAAtttttaatttgtaaatatttgtCGCATAAATGCCTAGAGAACTTGTATAAGCTCCTTAGATGGTCAAATAATGAAGTCATTTTTATGAATACGACTAACAATGGATTAGCAAAATATAATTCAGCCAAAGGGGACTATCAGATAAGTATGCCTTCTTcttatttattaataaaagaaTGATGTTACTATTGTAAGCTAATACTATGATTGTAAAGAACTAAGGCCATCTGGGAAATTTGAATACGCAATCGGAACTAGTAAACAACACAAGAGCAAGTCATTTCTCCTTCAAATCCTTCAATATCCCAGAGTAATTTACTTTTACCTCCTAATGCAGAACAATCCAAAGAATCTGTCAATCTGGTAGATATGTTCTTTCATGTCCTATGGCTATATATACCAGCTATCCATGTAACAGATCGTAATTCAATTTTGTCATCTATAAACCTAAAATATAATTATTAAACAATAACAAACTCAACTAAAATAATGCAACATAATCAAAGTCTGGATGAATGAATTTCCTCTGGCATTTTTTTTATCTCCATGCATTTATTGTCTTTCTCCGCATCAGATGCCATAATTTATCATCAAAATGTCTTAATGCAATTTGTTTCGACATGTGAAGAACAACCGAACAAGTACCATCCAGGGTATCAGCTACAAGATCTCTAATCTCAACTTATTGGCTACAAAATGTTAGTCTATCAGTATTCCATTATATAATAGAACTTGCCAAGAGTACGGAGAAAATTGTTACCTTAGATGGCATGTATGTACCTCGGCCCATTTGAATCAGGAGATCAGTGTAACCCTTATGCAGTAAGGCTTCTTTCACTTCCTCGGAATCTACTGCCTTGACAAGAGCATCGAAACATGTAGTTCCAATGGTGACAAACACCACTCGCCTTTCTCTGCTTCCCATTTCTTCTCCAGTACGCACTAAATTCTGTAAAAGAATCTGTGATAAGGTAAACATAATTGCCACTAGAAATCTAGAATGCACAGTGACACTTAAGTTACAGTAAGAATAAACTACAGTTGGAAAAGATAACTGATCGTCCCCTATGACTATGAGTATGAGTAGACCCAATTACATCTTCAGTCAGCCATTGCAGTATGGAAGCGAGTCAGCGAGAGGTACTCTCCTCCGGATGCTTGCTCTGCCAAGATCTGGGAACATGCACTAAACCTCAGAACCCTTCTACGCATGTAAATCGTACTACCGCGTTCAATGGCATCCTCAGTTTCTTGCCGTCTATCTTATCCGCGGATTAGAACTCAGAGCAGGCCTTACCTCGACtgatccgccgccgctggcgcgagGAGACTTACCTCCCCACCGCCGCGGGGTGCTCTTGCGTGCCGGCTGCGGAGGGAACTGAAGAAGTGAAGAGGGGGCAGCCGAGGCGGTGAGGGCAACGGCGGCGCGTTTCGGGGTTTGTTGGACTCCCTCTCCGGCGCCGTCGTGGACGCGTCGAGGCTGCTGCCTGCTAGACTATTCGAAGCATATTTGGGCTGGGGTGGGCCTTCTGGCACCCCGTGTCTCTCTATCAGTTACTGCACGGGAATTCTATAGATCTTTGGAAGTGTTGACCCTAAAATTTGTCACCAGCTGAGGCAGACTGATCAGActggtctggtctgtacagtctgAGTAGAAttaagtttttttaaaaaatcttttttaatcctactcgtgaaggggtacgtctttcccgacctataaatataaagattAAGACCGATTGAgattattcccaatcgaatcaatacaaaaatcgcattactttttatctctcaaaccctagcctttttcAACCCTAAATTgctttcttctctcgtctcgacggcgtttgaagacgttctgagtggcctgccgacttcAGGACAACCTTAGCTTCACGAGCTCCGATGGgttccctcccgagctcgctgttctaagTCTTCGTGAAGCTctgcttgcaccggtcagaccggtcgacgacactggtcagaccggtccgcccagagCTTTGCTGTGTTGACCGTTTTTGACAATCATTCACGCGTTCTAGCGTATTCGAGTATGTTTGGCGCGATtatgtgtcaacacactttttggcgactccgctggggaagaggTTAATCTGGTTGCCAAAACTGATCTAATCTAATTCTCCAAGAAGATGGGTACTCATGGTGAAGTTCACAACGACAACATCATCAAGGCAACAATGGAGGAACTCACCGATGACGAGCGCCGGGCCTACCTCATCGCTGAAGAGCACTTGAAGGAGCAATTCCTTCAAGGATTCAAGGAGTGTGGAGGCCTATTCAAGAGGGTCGGGGAGTTCGTGATGCCATCATTCAAGCTGAACAACGACAAGGTCGAGGTACTTCCTAACGATCCCTCCGAATTAGTCAAGCAAATGTCTCTTATGGTCGATTTGAAAATATTTGCTGCGTAAGTAGCTGCTGGTGAGACTTTTGCTGGGCTTAATGATGAGATTGCGGCGCTGAAAAAGGGCAAAAGTGTTGAAAACAACACTTATTTTCCAGAAACAAATTCGGCTGGTACATCTACTACCTCGGAACAGTTTTAtgggatgccgccgaactcgttcccAGGGCAAATGCGACCACCCTCATTAGTTCACGCGCTATCGGTCCAACCGGTCCAAGCGACCGGTGCAgatggtcagaccggtcatatGACCGGTCCGGTCTGGTGGGGCAGAATTCATCGTCCCATACACCGCATGCTTCTATCCCTAGTTCGGCCGTCCCTAGACGAACTGGTGATATGGTGTTACATACAGGGCCTACTGCTACATCACAGTAGGGATCTGGACCTCACCGGGAACCGATTCCTAACACTAACATGGCTTACACCGGTCCTAGTACACAACGTGTTTCGTCTTCTTTGCATGCTTCGGCCAGTGGTCTTATCAGGCTGATTTCACTAGATTTAAAGAAGATTTGGCCGGTGTACTTAAAACTAAACTTGGGATTGATATGAGTAGTTCGCGTCTTTACCAAAAACCATATCctcctgagtttgattttgtttcgtatcctgctggttggcgtattctcgagtttgttaaatttaatggtgatgattctcgtatAACTTGGGAACACGTTAGCCAATACATCTTGCAATTAGGAGAAGCGGGTCTTAATGATACTTTGCGGGTTCTCTTATTTTCTTTGTCATTGTCTGGGACCGCTTTCTCTTGTTTTTCTCGTTTGCGCCAGGTTCGattttaaattggaatcaattagagcgcaaatttcatgatcacttctttagcaGAAAAACCGAAGTTAGATTATTGgacttgacatcggttagacaaaACCAAGATGAATCGGTTTCGGACTATTTCCAAAGATTTAAAACTTTAAAAAACTAATGATTTAATTTGTCTCTTTCAGAAAAAGACTTGACAGATTTGGCATACAATGGTTTGCGtacttatttgaaagaaaaaattgaGGGTTTTGATTTCATTACGattaatcatttgcaaatgcgagCCATTGGTGTTGAATTTAAATATAAGAGTTCAAAAGACTCTTTTAAGCTTgatcggtccaacacacatgtTGTTGAAAATGATTCggattgttcggacgatgaggaaAAGGGATTATATGCCGCTGAGTTTGTTTAGCCATCAAAGGAGAAACCATCTACATGTCCttcgcttaagccgattcaaaagaatcggcaaaatgagatgaaatttactttcgatgtttctaagtgcgataggatttttgatgaattacttaaaCACGGAAATATTCATCTATCTCATGCTATACCGTCGCCGGAGGAATTAAAAaggcatgcatat
This sequence is a window from Panicum virgatum strain AP13 chromosome 7K, P.virgatum_v5, whole genome shotgun sequence. Protein-coding genes within it:
- the LOC120640489 gene encoding UDP-N-acetylglucosamine transferase subunit ALG13 homolog isoform X5 — translated: MFTLSQILLQNLVRTGEEMGSRERRVVFVTIGTTCFDALVKAVDSEEVKEALLHKGYTDLLIQMGRGTYMPSKDSGNSTLQVDYFTFSPSIADYIREASLVISHAGLMDNHQSELAEELADRKDLFCARPQTLQETVEAMDLNNLLPYIPGDAKQVVTLINKFLGFPVD
- the LOC120640489 gene encoding UDP-N-acetylglucosamine transferase subunit ALG13 homolog isoform X1 gives rise to the protein MFTLSQILLQNLVRTGEEMGSRERRVVFVTIGTTCFDALVKAVDSEEVKEALLHKGYTDLLIQMGRGTYMPSKDSGNSTLQVDYFTFSPSIADYIREASLVISHAAGSGSIFETLRLGKPLIVVVNEGLMDNHQSELAEELADRKDLFCARPQTLQETVEAMDLNNLLPYIPGDAKQVVTLINKFLGFPVD
- the LOC120640489 gene encoding UDP-N-acetylglucosamine transferase subunit ALG13 homolog isoform X4, whose product is MGSRERRVVFVTIGTTCFDALVKAVDSEEVKEALLHKGYTDLLIQMGRGTYMPSKDSGNSTLQVDYFTFSPSIADYIREASLVISHAGSGSIFETLRLGKPLIVVVNEGLMDNHQSELAEELADRKDLFCARPQTLQETVEAMDLNNLLPYIPGDAKQVVTLINKFLGFPVD
- the LOC120640489 gene encoding UDP-N-acetylglucosamine transferase subunit ALG13 homolog isoform X2 yields the protein MFTLSQILLQNLVRTGEEMGSRERRVVFVTIGTTCFDALVKAVDSEEVKEALLHKGYTDLLIQMGRGTYMPSKDSGNSTLQVDYFTFSPSIADYIREASLVISHAGSGSIFETLRLGKPLIVVVNEGLMDNHQSELAEELADRKDLFCARPQTLQETVEAMDLNNLLPYIPGDAKQVVTLINKFLGFPVD
- the LOC120640489 gene encoding UDP-N-acetylglucosamine transferase subunit ALG13 homolog isoform X3, producing MGSRERRVVFVTIGTTCFDALVKAVDSEEVKEALLHKGYTDLLIQMGRGTYMPSKDSGNSTLQVDYFTFSPSIADYIREASLVISHAAGSGSIFETLRLGKPLIVVVNEGLMDNHQSELAEELADRKDLFCARPQTLQETVEAMDLNNLLPYIPGDAKQVVTLINKFLGFPVD